From a region of the Bdellovibrionota bacterium genome:
- a CDS encoding CsgG/HfaB family protein yields the protein MTDPTMRLVPFLIAGLALSVAGCHTGKIDYPAVPPVSVTSTPAPTGFDYTQKQVVSEKALRKRVAIARFEDNLKVSDSPFGQKRTLDIVAPNVHVQREDMKPEGEPVSSRFSEKLIDALAQTKRFILIERKDINAILREISFGETKWVDKNQSAKVGKIVGAQIIVTGSIGPNDDPAHSGEGPIGLLLRMYDVETSRIVGTARAFGGTEQEVIDRAVSQIVLTMDKIPWTGKIASVTHGKFYLNAGTAENVQVGDTFRLFSLGNPILDPDSKEILGYQEEPAGEAKVVAVTDRVATLEPAGVSKRPIRVGDKAQPAAP from the coding sequence ATGACGGACCCGACCATGAGGCTCGTACCGTTCTTGATCGCAGGCCTCGCCCTGTCCGTGGCTGGTTGCCATACCGGGAAAATCGATTACCCCGCGGTGCCGCCGGTTTCCGTAACCTCCACCCCCGCTCCGACCGGATTCGACTACACACAGAAGCAGGTAGTCAGCGAGAAGGCGCTTCGCAAACGCGTGGCAATCGCTCGATTCGAGGACAATCTCAAGGTTTCCGACAGCCCCTTCGGTCAGAAACGCACGCTCGACATCGTAGCGCCCAACGTCCATGTCCAACGAGAGGATATGAAACCGGAAGGCGAACCGGTCTCTTCCCGATTCTCGGAAAAGCTGATCGATGCGCTGGCACAGACGAAACGCTTCATTCTCATCGAGCGAAAAGATATCAACGCGATTTTGCGCGAAATTTCGTTCGGAGAAACGAAATGGGTCGACAAGAACCAGAGCGCAAAGGTCGGCAAAATCGTCGGCGCCCAAATTATTGTGACCGGATCGATCGGCCCGAACGACGATCCGGCGCATTCAGGCGAGGGACCGATCGGCCTTCTGCTTCGAATGTATGACGTCGAGACGAGCCGAATCGTCGGAACCGCCCGGGCTTTCGGCGGAACGGAACAGGAAGTCATCGACCGAGCCGTATCGCAAATCGTCCTGACGATGGACAAGATCCCCTGGACCGGCAAGATCGCTTCGGTGACCCACGGGAAGTTCTATCTAAACGCCGGAACGGCGGAAAACGTTCAGGTCGGCGATACATTCCGTCTCTTTTCGCTGGGAAATCCGATCCTGGATCCGGACTCCAAGGAAATCTTAGGTTATCAAGAAGAGCCGGCCGGTGAGGCAAAGGTGGTAGCGGTGACCGACCGCGTCGCTACGCTCGAACCCGCAGGAGTTTCGAAACGCCCCATCCGCGTGGGCGACAAGGCTCAACCCGCCGCGCCCTAA
- a CDS encoding tetratricopeptide repeat protein — protein MKRAGFRRDGILSTFVNVPPSRHPRVSFRGRHAWTILTILSCFLWGCSTKLPAKGVEAFDRCNYDQAIETFQEKVKEGGKDYVLYNLALLSAAMRAGKYDLAEKAALDAQRVMWSDAGKERGTASLVSAEAIKVFKGEPFEKAMAMIYPGILYFNRGDYDNARAAFSKAVLAIKQKEKNREDFALAYVLEAKVALKMGELDNARIALEKAKARYANNSLFEVEKLKKNNTIFLVEMGKAPRKIRKGPGGSLDDWQRRDYPERSASIFVDDVEIGKTTEVADLTTQAKTQGRTGKDAVQVTKGVARDAAIATTVIAADQAARGNKTAGWVALGAGLFAVANQSQADVRQWELLPDLLQVQFAQLSPGEHRVRVVFYNASGRALPGEEQVWYTDTGSENPDRIFVFHSSPCQRTGRLENTETKGGGS, from the coding sequence ATGAAACGCGCGGGCTTCCGTCGCGACGGTATCCTCTCGACCTTCGTCAACGTGCCCCCGTCGCGCCACCCGCGCGTATCATTTCGGGGCCGGCATGCGTGGACGATCCTAACGATTCTTAGTTGTTTTTTGTGGGGATGCAGTACGAAGCTGCCGGCGAAGGGGGTGGAAGCGTTCGACCGGTGCAATTACGACCAGGCGATCGAGACGTTCCAGGAAAAGGTCAAAGAGGGAGGAAAGGACTACGTCCTCTATAACTTGGCGCTCCTGAGCGCGGCGATGCGCGCGGGCAAATACGATCTGGCCGAGAAAGCGGCTCTGGACGCCCAGCGGGTCATGTGGAGCGACGCCGGCAAGGAACGGGGCACGGCGAGCTTGGTCAGCGCCGAGGCGATCAAAGTGTTCAAGGGAGAGCCCTTTGAAAAAGCCATGGCGATGATCTATCCGGGAATTCTTTATTTCAACCGCGGGGATTACGACAACGCCCGGGCGGCGTTTTCAAAGGCCGTGTTGGCCATCAAGCAAAAAGAGAAAAACCGAGAAGACTTCGCCCTCGCTTACGTCCTCGAAGCGAAGGTCGCTCTAAAAATGGGAGAATTGGACAACGCCCGAATCGCGCTGGAAAAGGCGAAGGCTCGTTACGCCAATAATTCCCTTTTCGAAGTGGAGAAACTGAAGAAAAACAACACGATCTTCTTGGTGGAGATGGGCAAGGCACCGCGCAAAATTCGTAAGGGGCCCGGAGGCAGTCTCGACGACTGGCAACGACGAGACTATCCCGAACGTTCCGCCTCCATTTTTGTCGATGACGTGGAGATCGGAAAAACCACCGAGGTCGCCGATCTGACAACTCAAGCAAAGACCCAGGGGAGGACGGGAAAGGACGCCGTACAGGTCACGAAGGGAGTAGCCCGGGATGCGGCGATCGCAACAACGGTGATCGCCGCCGATCAGGCGGCTCGTGGAAACAAAACCGCGGGATGGGTCGCGCTGGGCGCCGGTCTTTTCGCCGTGGCGAACCAGTCCCAGGCGGATGTCCGCCAGTGGGAGCTTCTTCCGGACCTTTTGCAGGTCCAATTCGCCCAGCTCTCCCCGGGAGAGCACCGAGTACGGGTCGTTTTTTACAATGCTTCGGGCCGCGCTCTTCCCGGCGAAGAGCAAGTCTGGTACACCGATACCGGTTCGGAAAATCCGGACCGGATTTTTGTTTTTCATAGCAGTCCGTGCCAAAGAACAGGGAGACTGGAAAACACGGAAACCAAGGGAGGTGGATCATGA
- the gatC gene encoding Asp-tRNA(Asn)/Glu-tRNA(Gln) amidotransferase subunit GatC — MSQFTREDLLHIAELARLEIPESEIEARLREFNEIVAYVEKLSELNTKGIVPTSQVTEGAGRLGTPFGEDIPAPSFQPDTAVQNAPDRQDHFFKVPRMIDDTTT, encoded by the coding sequence ATGTCCCAATTCACGAGGGAGGATCTTCTCCATATCGCCGAGCTGGCGCGGCTGGAAATTCCGGAGTCCGAGATCGAAGCCAGACTTCGGGAATTCAATGAAATCGTGGCCTATGTCGAAAAGCTGAGCGAATTGAATACGAAAGGCATCGTGCCGACGTCCCAAGTGACGGAAGGGGCCGGCCGGCTCGGCACGCCGTTCGGCGAGGATATTCCCGCGCCCTCGTTCCAGCCGGATACCGCCGTTCAGAATGCGCCCGATCGCCAGGATCATTTCTTTAAAGTTCCGCGCATGATCGACGACACGACTACGTGA
- the gatA gene encoding Asp-tRNA(Asn)/Glu-tRNA(Gln) amidotransferase subunit GatA, with amino-acid sequence MTKELQDASLLELHQLLASKKISSRELTKGFMDEIQKRDERYGSFLTVLREPALQQADEADRRLKIGSDVTPLTGLPIALKDVILSKGSRTTAGSKILKDFVAPYDSTVVSRLRAAGAVFVGKTNCDEFAMGSSNENSSYGPVKNPWNLSCVPGGSSGGSAAAIAAREIPAALGTDTGGSIRQPAALCGIVGMKPTYGRVSRYGIVAFASSLDQVGPMAKRVEDCALLLETIGGHDPLDSTSAQVPLGSYRDELQQPIRGLKIGVPKEYLPAALSAEVRANFTAALKELEKLGARVEEISLPHTDYAIATYYILATAEASANLARYDGVRYTHRSSQARSVKELITKSRTEGFGAEVRRRIILGTFVLSSGYYDAYYQKGQQVRTLIRKDFTDAFARVDLIATPTTPTPAFPIGSKTADPLEMYLSDIFTVSVPIAGLPGISVPSGFTSSDLPLGLQLIGKPFDETTILRAANAYEKETRFYERRPPP; translated from the coding sequence ATGACGAAAGAGCTTCAAGATGCGTCTCTTCTCGAGCTTCACCAGCTCTTAGCGAGCAAGAAGATCTCATCCCGCGAACTGACGAAGGGTTTCATGGACGAGATCCAGAAGCGGGACGAAAGGTACGGTTCGTTCCTCACAGTATTGCGCGAACCAGCGCTGCAACAGGCCGACGAAGCCGATCGTCGTTTGAAAATTGGATCGGACGTGACCCCTCTTACGGGCCTGCCCATCGCTTTAAAGGATGTCATCCTATCCAAAGGAAGCCGTACGACGGCAGGATCCAAAATTCTCAAGGACTTCGTGGCGCCGTACGACAGCACCGTGGTTTCCAGGCTTCGGGCCGCGGGCGCCGTCTTTGTGGGAAAGACGAATTGCGATGAGTTCGCCATGGGTTCCAGCAACGAGAACTCGTCCTATGGCCCTGTGAAAAACCCGTGGAATCTTTCCTGCGTGCCCGGCGGGAGCAGCGGAGGTTCGGCGGCGGCGATTGCCGCGCGAGAGATTCCCGCGGCGCTCGGCACCGACACGGGCGGATCGATCCGGCAGCCGGCGGCACTCTGTGGAATCGTCGGAATGAAACCGACGTACGGGCGTGTCAGCCGCTACGGAATAGTCGCGTTTGCTTCTTCGCTCGATCAGGTCGGCCCGATGGCCAAACGGGTCGAAGACTGCGCGCTTCTGTTGGAAACGATCGGAGGGCACGACCCGCTCGATTCGACCTCGGCCCAGGTTCCTTTGGGTTCATACCGGGACGAACTTCAACAACCGATTCGAGGGTTGAAAATCGGCGTGCCGAAGGAATATCTTCCCGCCGCTCTCTCGGCCGAGGTTCGCGCCAATTTCACGGCGGCGCTGAAAGAATTGGAAAAGCTCGGCGCACGGGTCGAGGAAATCTCCCTTCCCCACACCGATTACGCGATCGCCACGTATTACATTCTCGCCACGGCGGAAGCTTCGGCCAACTTGGCGCGATACGACGGCGTTCGTTACACGCACCGGTCGTCGCAGGCGAGGTCGGTCAAGGAGCTGATTACGAAATCGCGCACCGAAGGGTTCGGCGCGGAGGTTCGGAGGCGAATCATTCTGGGGACGTTTGTATTGAGCTCCGGTTATTACGATGCGTATTACCAAAAGGGCCAGCAGGTTCGAACGTTGATCCGGAAGGACTTCACCGATGCTTTTGCACGGGTCGACCTCATCGCCACGCCGACGACGCCGACGCCCGCATTTCCAATCGGAAGCAAGACCGCCGATCCTCTGGAGATGTATCTGTCCGACATATTCACCGTCTCGGTTCCGATCGCCGGCCTGCCGGGGATCTCCGTGCCGAGCGGTTTTACGTCGTCCGATCTGCCTCTGGGTTTGCAGCTGATCGGAAAACCGTTCGACGAAACGACGATCCTGCGCGCGGCAAACGCGTACGAGAAAGAGACCCGTTTTTACGAGCGGAGGCCGCCCCCATGA
- the gatB gene encoding Asp-tRNA(Asn)/Glu-tRNA(Gln) amidotransferase subunit GatB: protein MSHERTCEATIGLEVHAQLKTRTKLFCRCENIFGREANTLTCPVCLGLPGALPVLNGNAVRRAIRTGLALKCKIHERSIFARKNYFYPDLPKGYQISQFSEPLCTDGHLWIDGKEGARKVGIIRVHMEEDAGKLLHGDNLLTKEGSLVDLNRAGVPLVEIVGAPDLRSPEEAVQYLKKLRSIVRYIDVCDGNMEEGSFRCDANVSVRKPGEKEFGTRAEIKNMNSFKHVQKAIEYEIERQVDVLESGQRVVQETRLWNPDKGVTISMRSKEEAHDYRYFQEPDLLPLDVPRKWINDIRNDLPELPDARRERFQKDLGLPFYDADVLTADKETADYFEEVLKLCGKAGKEKAKSVSNYVMGEILRIANERSEDVTTIKIRPAHLSQLLSMIDSGEISGKIAKDVLDEMATTGREPKAIVAEKGLVQITDADAIRFVVREIISKNPGQTQEYRSGKEKLFGFFVGQVMKATQGKANPALANQILKEELTRGV, encoded by the coding sequence ATGAGCCACGAACGCACGTGCGAAGCGACGATCGGCCTCGAAGTTCACGCCCAACTCAAGACGCGGACGAAACTATTCTGCCGGTGCGAAAATATTTTCGGCCGGGAAGCCAACACGCTGACGTGCCCCGTCTGTCTGGGCCTCCCCGGCGCTCTTCCCGTTCTGAACGGAAACGCCGTCCGCCGGGCGATCCGGACGGGGCTCGCGCTGAAATGCAAGATCCACGAGCGTTCGATTTTCGCGAGAAAGAATTATTTTTATCCCGACCTGCCGAAGGGATATCAGATCTCTCAATTCTCCGAACCGCTTTGCACCGACGGGCATCTTTGGATCGACGGAAAAGAGGGGGCGAGAAAAGTGGGAATCATCCGCGTTCATATGGAAGAGGACGCGGGAAAACTTCTTCACGGCGACAACCTTCTGACGAAAGAGGGGAGCCTGGTCGACCTCAACCGGGCCGGCGTGCCGTTGGTCGAAATTGTGGGTGCTCCGGACCTCCGTTCCCCTGAGGAGGCGGTGCAATACTTGAAGAAGTTGCGTTCGATCGTTCGATACATCGACGTCTGTGACGGAAACATGGAAGAAGGGAGCTTCCGTTGCGACGCCAACGTGTCGGTCCGAAAGCCGGGCGAAAAGGAATTCGGCACGAGGGCCGAAATCAAGAATATGAACTCCTTCAAGCATGTCCAAAAGGCGATCGAATATGAAATCGAGCGCCAGGTGGATGTCCTCGAGTCGGGGCAGCGCGTCGTTCAGGAGACGCGGCTTTGGAATCCCGACAAGGGGGTCACGATCTCCATGCGCTCCAAAGAAGAGGCGCACGACTACCGTTATTTTCAGGAGCCCGATCTACTCCCCTTGGATGTCCCGCGAAAATGGATCAACGACATCCGTAACGATCTTCCCGAACTTCCGGACGCCAGACGCGAAAGATTTCAAAAGGATTTGGGGCTTCCGTTTTACGATGCCGACGTTCTCACGGCGGATAAGGAGACGGCGGACTATTTCGAGGAAGTTCTCAAGCTTTGCGGGAAGGCGGGCAAAGAAAAGGCGAAGAGCGTCAGCAACTATGTGATGGGAGAGATCCTTAGGATCGCAAACGAACGGAGCGAGGATGTCACGACGATCAAGATTCGTCCTGCGCATTTGTCCCAACTTCTTTCGATGATCGATTCGGGCGAGATCAGCGGGAAAATCGCGAAAGACGTTCTTGACGAGATGGCGACGACCGGAAGAGAGCCGAAAGCGATCGTCGCGGAAAAAGGGCTGGTTCAGATCACCGATGCCGACGCCATCCGTTTTGTTGTTCGTGAGATTATCTCGAAAAATCCGGGGCAGACGCAGGAATATCGAAGTGGCAAGGAGAAGCTGTTCGGATTTTTCGTCGGCCAGGTGATGAAGGCGACGCAGGGGAAGGCGAACCCGGCGCTGGCGAATCAAATTCTCAAAGAAGAGCTGACTCGTGGCGTTTGA
- the mtnA gene encoding S-methyl-5-thioribose-1-phosphate isomerase has product MAFETVTWKDGAVVLLDQTRLPQETIYHSYSEPQQVVEAIRTMIVRGAPAIGVTAALGLALAAKNLAQKSLEAARKEWNGWTSRFATARPTAVNLFWAIERMKKVSDQSFKDSKGWSGKLLSEALVIREEDIAACKKMGKFGAELISDGARILTHCNAGALATAGWGTALGVIRSAVAAGKKISVWVDETRPFLQGSRLTAWELVQEKIPATLISDNMAGYFMSRKEVDAVIVGADRIAANGDVANKIGTYSIAVLARENGIPFYVAAPRSTIDLRCSSGGKIPIEERDPKEVREAMGRPTAPAEIAARHPAFDVTPARYVTAIVTEVGVARPPYVDSLAQVMEKKA; this is encoded by the coding sequence GTGGCGTTTGAAACGGTGACCTGGAAAGACGGCGCCGTCGTTCTTCTGGATCAGACGCGTTTACCCCAAGAAACGATCTACCACTCGTATAGCGAACCCCAACAGGTGGTTGAGGCGATTCGCACGATGATCGTACGCGGAGCACCCGCTATCGGCGTTACCGCAGCTCTTGGCCTCGCGCTCGCCGCAAAAAACCTGGCTCAAAAAAGCTTGGAAGCCGCCCGGAAGGAATGGAACGGCTGGACGTCTCGCTTCGCTACCGCCCGCCCGACGGCGGTGAATCTTTTTTGGGCGATCGAGCGGATGAAAAAGGTGTCCGATCAGTCGTTCAAAGATTCCAAAGGGTGGAGCGGAAAGCTTCTATCGGAAGCTCTCGTGATCCGCGAGGAGGATATAGCGGCGTGCAAGAAAATGGGGAAATTCGGCGCCGAGCTGATTTCAGACGGGGCCCGAATTCTCACGCACTGCAATGCCGGTGCGCTGGCGACCGCGGGATGGGGGACGGCGCTCGGCGTGATCCGCTCCGCCGTGGCGGCCGGGAAAAAGATTTCCGTTTGGGTCGACGAGACGCGGCCGTTTTTGCAGGGCTCGCGGCTGACGGCGTGGGAACTGGTTCAGGAAAAAATCCCCGCGACGCTGATCTCCGACAACATGGCCGGTTATTTTATGTCGCGAAAGGAAGTGGATGCCGTTATCGTGGGAGCGGACCGGATTGCGGCGAACGGGGATGTGGCCAACAAGATCGGAACCTATTCCATAGCGGTGCTCGCCCGGGAGAACGGCATTCCATTTTATGTGGCCGCCCCGCGCTCCACGATCGATCTTCGTTGCTCCTCCGGGGGAAAAATCCCGATCGAAGAGCGGGACCCCAAGGAGGTGAGGGAAGCGATGGGGCGGCCGACGGCTCCCGCAGAGATCGCCGCGCGCCACCCGGCGTTCGATGTCACGCCCGCCAGGTATGTCACCGCCATCGTCACGGAAGTCGGTGTTGCGCGGCCTCCGTACGTCGATTCACTGGCGCAAGTCATGGAAAAGAAAGCGTGA
- a CDS encoding branched-chain amino acid transaminase — translation MYQKTEKIWMDGRFVSWGDANVHVLTHTLHYGVGIFEGIRYYDCGSKGTAVFRLRDHMRRFDESARIVEMKLPYRVSDLVEACVKTVRENKLKEGYLRPLAFITGAPGMGIWAYDNPISVAIITWGWGAYLGAEGVTRGIRMKTSSYTRHHRNIGMTKAKVCGQYFNSVLAKREAKMSGYDEALLLDPEGYVAEATGENLFMVRDGVVRTPPLGSILSGLTRNTVMTLLREWGTPVVEEQLTRDDLYVADEVFLTGTAAEVTPVREVDTRIVGAGKPGPMTQKIQNAYGDLIRGKNDKHKEWLTFV, via the coding sequence ATGTATCAGAAGACGGAAAAAATCTGGATGGATGGCCGGTTCGTCTCGTGGGGGGACGCGAACGTTCACGTTTTAACGCACACGCTCCACTACGGCGTCGGCATTTTTGAGGGGATTCGTTACTACGACTGCGGTTCGAAGGGGACGGCGGTGTTCCGTCTGCGCGACCATATGCGCCGATTCGACGAATCGGCCCGGATCGTGGAAATGAAACTGCCGTACCGTGTTTCCGATCTCGTGGAGGCCTGCGTTAAAACGGTTCGCGAGAATAAACTGAAGGAAGGATATCTCCGCCCGCTCGCCTTTATCACCGGCGCTCCGGGAATGGGGATCTGGGCCTACGACAATCCCATCAGCGTGGCGATCATCACGTGGGGGTGGGGCGCCTACCTGGGAGCCGAAGGGGTTACGCGCGGGATCCGGATGAAAACGTCCAGCTACACGCGCCATCACCGAAACATCGGAATGACGAAAGCCAAAGTCTGCGGCCAATATTTTAATTCCGTCCTCGCGAAGCGGGAGGCCAAGATGTCGGGATACGACGAAGCCTTGCTTCTCGATCCGGAAGGGTATGTGGCGGAAGCGACCGGCGAGAATCTGTTTATGGTTCGGGACGGCGTGGTTCGCACGCCGCCGCTCGGCTCCATCCTTTCGGGCCTCACGCGCAACACGGTGATGACGCTTCTTCGGGAGTGGGGAACGCCGGTCGTTGAAGAGCAGTTGACGCGAGACGATCTTTACGTGGCGGACGAAGTGTTCTTGACCGGAACAGCCGCGGAAGTGACGCCGGTTCGGGAAGTCGACACGCGAATCGTCGGCGCCGGAAAACCGGGGCCGATGACGCAGAAGATTCAGAACGCGTACGGCGACCTCATTCGGGGGAAGAACGACAAGCACAAAGAGTGGCTCACGTTCGTTTGA
- a CDS encoding TIGR00282 family metallophosphoesterase, with product MKILFIGDVFGKPGRRVIEAHLPRLIDEEKLDFVIANGENMAGGKGLTPATCRELFDVGVDVITTGNHVRDQKEIDAMLESDPRLLRPLNYPPTMPGTGHGVRPSRGGASVGVVNAIGRVHMGEIPSPFLPTMERVKTLKEQTPVVVVDIHAEATSEKRAMAWYLDGIASAVVGTHTHVQTADEEILPKGTAYITDVGMTGPYESVIGLRTDLALERFVQQKKGKFEVGKGDVRLCGAIIEIDVATGRALTIRRLRINHTGN from the coding sequence ATGAAGATTCTTTTTATCGGCGATGTGTTCGGGAAACCGGGCCGGCGTGTCATCGAGGCTCATCTTCCGCGCCTGATCGATGAAGAAAAGCTCGATTTCGTCATCGCCAACGGCGAAAACATGGCCGGCGGAAAAGGATTAACTCCCGCCACCTGCCGGGAGCTTTTCGATGTCGGCGTCGACGTCATCACCACGGGTAATCATGTCCGGGACCAGAAAGAGATCGACGCTATGTTGGAGAGTGATCCGCGCCTCCTCCGGCCGCTCAACTACCCCCCCACCATGCCCGGAACCGGGCATGGGGTCCGCCCCAGCCGGGGCGGCGCATCGGTCGGCGTCGTTAATGCGATCGGGCGGGTTCATATGGGTGAAATTCCCTCGCCCTTTTTGCCGACGATGGAACGGGTGAAAACGCTCAAAGAGCAGACTCCGGTGGTCGTGGTCGATATCCACGCGGAAGCCACGTCCGAAAAGCGCGCGATGGCCTGGTACCTTGACGGCATCGCGTCCGCCGTCGTCGGGACACATACGCACGTTCAAACGGCGGACGAGGAGATCCTTCCGAAGGGAACCGCCTATATCACGGACGTCGGCATGACCGGGCCTTACGAGAGTGTGATCGGCCTTCGTACCGATCTCGCCTTGGAGCGTTTCGTGCAGCAAAAAAAAGGGAAATTTGAAGTCGGGAAAGGCGACGTCCGCCTCTGCGGCGCGATCATCGAGATTGATGTCGCCACGGGACGCGCTCTTACCATTCGCCGTCTACGAATTAATCACACGGGCAACTAA